The genome window AGCCTGTAACCGCCGATGGTAGTGCCCCCACGCTGGGGTGCGAGAGTAGGTTATCGCCAGTATTATGGCCCTTATCATTGAAAAATGATAAGGGCCTTTTTCGTGTACGAATAGTAGGGAAACTAAGAATGTAATCCTAGAGGCATGCGCTTCTGTCATTGTTTTACTACTATTATAGTTGCCATTAAAAAGTCTCATGCGGTTGAGTATCAACTTTATGCAGCCTTGTTGTTGTTTCATTTTTGATCAGCAAACACGCTTAAACGCGATAAAACTGGTCAAAATCATGAAACCTAAATCTCGTCCCGAAGAACCCGCTCAATTTTTTAAACAAGATTTGGAGCATTTGCTCGACCAGCGTCAGGCTCTTTACAAATTGGCAAATCGCTTGCCTTGGGATGCGTTGGAAAGGAGTTTCGAGTGTTACTACAAGGACTTTGGTCGTCCTGCTTTGCCCACTCGTTTGATGGCTGGATTGCTGTTACTGAAACAGTTGGAAAACCTATCCGATGAGCGCGTCTGCTATGAGTGGCAAAGCGATCCTGATATGCAGTATTTTTTTGCGGGGAACGTTACTTTCAGTGGAAGCTTCCTTGCGAGCCGGGCGAGTTGCTTCACTTCCGAAAACGTATCGGTCAGTCTGGCGTTGAGAATATCTTAAAAATGACCGTAGAGTTGCACGCTCAGCAGGTAGCCAGAGAGCCTGAGCTGCTAGCAGATGCCACGGTTCAAGAAGCCAATGTAAAGTTTCCGACCGATACGCGTTTACACATGGACTGTATTGAAAAGCTGTGGCGAATGGGGGATCAGGAATCGCTTAAGTGGCGTCGTCGTTATACTTTCACAGTGCCCAAAGTCTTGGCTCGTTCACGCACCCGTAGTAATCGTCTAGTGAAGGAAAGACGAAAGTGTCGGCGTAAGCTCAAAACGATCGCAGGCCGCTTGCTCAGAGACTTTCGCCGCCAGGTCGGCTTGGGCGGCGAGCTGCTTTACGGCGAATCACTTGCCTTTGTTGAACGCGTGCTCGCTCAAAAGCGGCACGACAAAGGTCTATTCGTTGCATGATCCAAAGGTGCTGTGCATTGCTAAGGGCAAAGCGCGCAAGAAATATGAGTTTGGGAGGAAGGCTTCGGTTGTGATGCTTCGTGATAGTTGCGTAATCGTCTCAGCAGTGAGTTTTGAAGAGAATCTATACGATGGAGATACTTTAACTCCCGCGTTCGAACAGGCCGAAGCGATGAGCGGAAAATTCTTTGAGAGTGTATTGGTTGATGAGGGCTATCGTGGTCGTAGAGAGGTGAAACCAAGGTAGTCATCCCTGGAAAGATTAGGCAGAGCTTGAGCGCGCATTTTCAGCGAAAATAACGAAAACGCTACGTCCGCCGAGCGGCTATAGAGCCAGTTATTGGCCATCTTAAAAGTGATTATCGAATGGCTCGTTGCTTCCTGAGAGGAGGCGAGGGGGCCGGACTTAACCTGGGGCTCGCCGCTGCGGCCTGGAACATCAAAAAGTGGATCAATGAGTTTATTTTTTTGCCCTCATATTATGGCTCAAACCAGAAGACGCTCAATTGAACTCATACTATCAGATTAAAATCGCATCATCTCTGGGGGCGGCTTAGCACTTTTTAAGGCCCGACTATTATATGTCTAGCCCAGCTTTAGGCACCACTTTATTGGAAGCTGCGCTGCTTGGTCGAGGTGGCGTGGCGTGGGTTGTGATGTGAACCCATTGAGTCGATTACTGTTAGGTGCCCACCTGAATCCTCCTTGCCTTGGAGCGGTGCTGCAACGGTTGTAGGCGTTGAGTTTGTCGCGCTCTGACGTTGAATTGCCCGAAGAGTTGCTAGTGTTTTACCATGCTGAGACTTTGTTGGGCATATCGTCTCTACGAGTTTACTACTTGGAGCGTGCTGCTGCGAATAAGCTGGATGTTATAGCTGAGTGGATTCGTATGGTGGCGACAAATGGACTTACCGGGCATTCGCCGGGCTTTTTCTCTGTTTATACAATGCCGCCGAATGAGGCGGTGACGGCTAAGTGGTGGGAAATTATTAATGAAAAGCGTAAGCAAGTTCCTCCTATTCGTTATGTTCGTGCGATTATTCTGAAGAAAAGCCGTTCGCTTTTTAAAGGATTAGATTAGGGGGCTTGGAGTAGCTGAACTCGGTCATTGGTGGCGCTCGATTGATTTCGAGTAGTTGTGACGCGAGGCCTGCAATCGGGGTAATAGAGGTCGCTTGGTGGTGACTTCGGCTTCAATCTTGGATGTAGTGGACTATAGAACGGATAATTGGCTGCGTGGTTGGCCTAATGGAGTTGATTCGGCAACCATCCCGGTTTGGCAGTTGAAAAAGTCAGCTGATTGGGTGGCGGCTGTGGTGCGGGTGTTTGCTGAACTGCAGCGCGTGTTGGTGCCGAGTGGTTATGTTGCGTTTGAAGTGGGATATATTCGCGGTGGTAAGGTGATGATGGAGACCTTGGTGGTCGGAGTGGCTGAAGCCTCGGGGCATAAGCCTGAGTTACTAATGGTAAATCAACAAGAATTCACAAAGACCGCAAATTGTTGGGGTGTGTCCAATAAGACGAAGAGGACGAATGCCAATCGGATTATTTTGCTTAACTAGGTGTAGATGTCGTGCTTTGTCTTTTGGTGAAAGCTGAGCGGGATGTCATTCCAGACTTACGGTTTTTAGGTTTAGTAAAGATTAAAGTGAGCTGTTGCAGTGTAAATGCGAATTTGCACCATTCGGGTTCTGGTCGAATCGCGTAGTTCTGGGCGCAAATCCTTCCATTTTATTGGTATTAAGTTTGTGCCATCGGGGCATATTGCTTGATTTTAGGGACTTACATTCGCTTGTGTGTCCTGATCTTTTGCGATAGGCTTAACTTTTATGCTCCTGCAAATAGCTTACAGAGAGCGCTTTGCGAAATCGCAAAAAGAAAGTGTCATTTGTGTGAAAAAATAGCTTGGCAAGCGTGGTATAGATGCGCACTTTCTGCGGCCTTCTCAGATGAGGCGGCGCAAGTCGTCTGGATTGGAAGTTGTTCTTAATTAGTAGTTTAAGTGTTGATTTGTAACTAATTTCACTTTTTCAAATAAAAGACTTGATGGGGTGTATGTTTAGTGCATTTTCCGTCATCCACTCGGCGAGACGGCAACGTTTCAACGAGACGTTCTTCAAGAAGTCTAAGTGTCGCTTAGAAGTTTTTTTATAAAAACTGAAAAAGTGATTGACGCGCTAAATTGTTTCAGCACTTTAGCCGACTTCCTCTTCGTGGGGAGCATGGTTCTTTGAAAGTTTATTTTATACGATTGTCGGTTTTACCGTCAATTTCTTATAGTTAAAGAGTATGATACATATATGTAATTATACGCACAATTTAGTAGTTCAAAAATAGAATCTATGGATCTAATGAACTCGGAATCTAAATATTGATTCGGAGAGTTTGATCCTGGCTCAGAGTGAACGCTGGCGGCGTGGTTAAGACATGCAAGTCGAACGAGATTATACTGATAGAAGCTTCGGTGGAAAGATGTATATGAGAGTGGCAAACGGGTGCGTAACACGTGAACAATCTGCCCTAAAGATCGGAATAGCTCGGGGAAACTCGAATTAATGCCGGATGTGGCACGTCAACTCATGTTGACAGTGCTAAAGCTTGAAATGGCGCTTTAGGAGGAGTTCGCGGCCTATCAGCTTGTTGGTGAGGTAAAGGCTCACCAAGGCAAAGACGGGTAGCTGGTCTGAGAGGATGATCAGCCACACTGGAACTGAGACACGGTCCAGACACCTACGGGTGGCAGCAGTTTCGAATCATTCACAATGGGGGCAACCCTGATGGTGCAACGCCGCGTGAGGGATGAAGGCCTTCGGGTCGTAAACCTCTGTCACCGGGGAGCAACAAGCAGGTTCATAGCCTGCCCTGAGTTAACCCGGAGAGGAAGCAGTGGCTAACTCCGTGCCAGCAGCCGCGGTAATACGGAGACTGCAAGCGTTACTCGGATTCACTGGGCGTAAAGGGTGCGTAGGCGGATAGATGTGTGAGGTGTGAAATCTCGGGGCTCAACCTCGAAACTGCGCCTCAAACTGTCTATCTAGAGTATTGGAGGGGTAAGCGGAATTTCTGGTGTAGCGGTGAAATGCGTAGATATCAGAAGGAACACCAATGGCGAAGGCAGCTTACTGGACAAATACTGACGCTGAGGCACGAAAGCATGGGTAGCGAAAGGGATTAGATACCCCTGTAGTCCATGCCGTAAACGTTGTACACTAGGTCTTGGGGGTTTCGACCCTTTCAGGACCCCAGCTAACGCGATAAGTGTACCGCCTGAGGACTACGGCCGCAAGGCTAAAACTCAAAGGAATTGACGGGGGCCCGCACAAGCGGTGGAGCATGTGGTTTAATTCGATGCAACGCGAAGAACCTTACCTAGGCTTGACATGTATAGGACGATTACCAGAGATGGTTTTTTCCCTTCGGGGCTTATACACAGGTGCTGCATGGCCGTCGTCAGCTCGTGTCGTGAGATGTTTGGTTAAGTCCAGCAACGAGCGCAACCCTCGTCCTTAGTTGCCAGCACGTAATGGTGGGGACTCTAAGGAGACAAACTCTCTTTGAGAGTGGGAAGGTGGGGATGACGTCAGGTCAGTATGGCCCTTACGCCTAGGGCTACACACGTGCTACAATGCCCGGTACAATAGGACGCAATACCGCGAGGTGGAGCAAATCCTCAAAACCGGGCCCAGTTCGGATTGGAGTCTGCAACTCGACTCCATGAAGTCGGAATCGCTAGTAATGACGTATCAGCTATGACGTCGTGAATACGTTCCCGGGCCTTGTACACACCGCCCGTCACATCATGAAAGCCGGTTTTGCCCGAAGTACGTGAGCTATCCCTCGGGAGGCAGCGTCCTAAGGCAGGGCTGGTGATTGGGATGAAGTCGTAACAAGGTAGCCGTAGGGGAACCTGCGGCTGGATCACCTCCTTTCTAAGGAGAAGCTACGGTCTGAAAGTAAAACAATTAAGTTTTATGACTCAGTCTTGGTAGTGAGGTCGAATCTTGCTTTTAATCAAAGCACGATGAATTTGATGGTAAGACCGATTAATCGTATAAAATAAGTTTTTAGAAGAAACGTTATAAACGTTCTTTGACAGATATTTAAGTAAATTTCAAACGGGGCCATAGCTCAGTTGGTAGAGCGCCTGCTTTGCAAGCAGGATGTCGTCGGTTCGACTCCGTCTGGCTCCACCAATTTATCGTTTGAAACTCAAAATTTTCGATCTTAGATCTCGGGTCTCAGACCTCGTATCTCAAATCCTCTTTTCGGGCCCTTAGCTCAGTTGGTTAGAGCATCGTGTTGATAACGCGGGGGTCGGTGGTTCGAGTCCACTAGGGCCCACCATTTTGAAAAACTTAAACTATCTATAAGAAACAAACCAATTTTTGTTCTTTGACAGTTCATCGTCATAAAAAAGCGAGTAATAAAATAAAACTACACGCGACGAATACTTATCTTTTAATGTAAGAAACCGGCAGTGCAAACTGTTACGGGCAATTAGTGGATGCCTTGGCGATACGAGGCGATGAAGGACGTGGTAAGCTGCGATAAGCTTCGGGGAGCGGCAAATACGCTTTGATCCGGAGATTTCCGAATGGGAAAACCCGGCTGTCATAATCGGCAGTCATCCTCATCTGAATAAAATAGGGTGAGGAAGTTATACCCGGTGAATTGAAACATCTAAGTAACCGGAGGAATAGAAAGCGAATGCGATTCCGTAAGTAGCGGCGAGCGAACGCGGATCAGCCCAAACCGTCGAGATTTATCTTGGCGGGGTTGTAGGACTCCAATGTGGGACTCATGAAGATAGAAAAACGCTCTGGAAAGTGCGGCCATAGTAGGTGATAGCCCTGTATTCGAAATCTGATTGAGCCTTAGGAAGTTCCTGAGTAGCACCCGACACGTGAAACCGGGTGTGAATCTGCGCCGACCACGGCGTAAGGCTAAATACTACGTATCGACCGATAGTGAACTAGTACCGTGAGGGAAAGGTGAAAAGTACCCCTGTTAGGGGAGTGAAATAGTATCTGAAACTAATTGCCTACAAGCGGTTGAAGCCCCCATGTGGGGTGACAGCGTACCTTTTGCATAATGGGCCTGGGAGTTATTATCAGTAGCAAGCTTAAATCCTTAAGGGATGGAGGCGTAGCGAAAGCGAGTCTGAATAGGGCGTTCAGTTGCTGGTAATGGACCCGAAACGGAGGTGATCTTACCATGACCAGGTTGAAGCTTCAGTAAGATGAAGTGGAGGACCGAACGGGTGAACCTTGAGAAGTTCTCCGATGAGTTGTGGTAAGGAGTGAAAGGCTAATCAAACCCCGTGATAGCTGGTTCTTTCCGAAATATATTTAGGTATAGCCTCTTGCGTTTATACAGAGGGGTAGAGCACTGAAAAGGCTAGGGCCCATACCCGGGTACCAAACCTTATCAAACTCCGAATACTCTGTAATATAGCAAGGGAGTCAGACTATGGGTGATAAGATCCTTAGTCGAGAGGGAAACAGCCCAGACCACCAATTAAGGTCCCTAAATACTACTAAGTGGAAAAGGAAGTGAATTTTCATAGACAATAGGGATGTTGGCTTAGAGGCAGCCACCATTTAAACAGTGCGTAATAGCTGACCTATCGAGAGAATTTGCGCCGAAGATGATCGGGACTAAGTAGTATACCGAAATTGTGGACTCAGTAATGAGTGGTAGGAAAGCGTTCCAACAACGCCGAAGCGGAAGCGCGAGCGACCGTGGAGTGGTTGGAAGTGATAATCCAGGCTTAAGTAACGATAAACATGGTTAGAATCCATGTCGCCGAAAGGATAAGGTTTCCTGGGTAAAGTTCGTCTTCCCAGGGTTAGTCGAGAGCTAAGGAGAGGCCGTAAGGAGTATCCGATGCACAACTGGTTAATATTCCAGTACCGGCTTATAAATGTTTGAAATTCGGAGTGACGGAGAAAGTTAACTCAGCACAGTGTTGAATATCTGTGTGTAAGTGCGTAGTCCGTTGGGATAGGTAAATCCGCCCGACGTTAAGGATGAAACATGATGCGACCACGCGGCTACGGCCAAATGGGATTGGGTGATACTCTGCTTCCAAGAAAAGCTTCGTTTTTAGTTTATAGGCCGCTCGTACCGCAAACCGACACAGGTATCCGGGATGAGTATTCTAAGGCGCGTGAGTTAAACCTCTTTAAGGAACTCGGCAAAATTGCCCCGTAACTTCGGGAGAAGGGGCGCCAGGCTTCGTGCCTGGCCGCAGTGAAAAAGGCCAACCGACTGTTTAGCAAAAACACAGCTCTCTGCAAACACGCAAGTGGAAGTATAGGGAGTGACTTGTGACCAATGCGGAAAGGTTAACGTCTGAGGTGAGAGCTTCGGGCCAAAGCCCCCGTGAATGTCGGCCGTAACTATAACGGTCCTAAGGTAGCGAAATTCCTTGTCGGGTAAGTTCCGACCTGCACGAATCAAGCAACGAGTTGGCCACTGTCTCGAAGAGGTGCTCAGTGAAATAGTAGTCGCGGTCAAGATGCCGCGTACTCGCAGCAGGACGGAAAGACCCTATGGACCTTTACTGTAAGCTGGTATTGGCATTTGATTTTCATTGCGTAGCATAGGTGGGAGACTTTGATCCGGTACTTCAGGGTATCGAGGAGTCGTCAGTGAAATACCACTCTATGTTTGTTAGATGTCTAACCCTAAGCCGTTATCCGGCTAGGGGACAGTGCTTGCGGGTCAGTTTTACTGGGGCGGTATCCTCCTAAAGAGTAACGGAGGATTACGAAGGTTTCCTCGGTCCGGTTAGCAATCGGACTTTAGAGCATACTGGTATAAGGAAGCTTTACTGTGAGACATACAAGTCGAGCAGTTACGAAAGTAGGTCAGAGTGATCCGGTAGTTGGGTGTGGAACCGCTATCGCTTAAAGGATAAAAGGTACCCTAGGGATAACAGGCTGATTCCGCCCAAGCGTTCATAGCGACGGCGGAGTTTGGCACCTCGATGTCGGCTCATCACATCCTGGGGCTGGAGAAGGTCCCAAGGGTTTGGCTGTTCGCCAATTAAAGTGGTACGCGAGCTGGGTTCAGAACGTCGTGAGACAGTTCGGTCCTCTATCCGCTGCGAGCGTTGGAGATTTGAGGGGTTCATTCCTCAGTACGAGAGGACCGGGAATGACATGCCTCTGGTGTTCCGGTTATTGCGTCAGCAGTATCGCCGGGTAGCTAAGCATGGAACCGATAAGCGCTGAAAGCATCTAAGCGCCAAGCGATTCCCAAGATAAGATCTCCCTTGAGAGTCCAGGAAGACCACCTGGTTGATAGGCCGCGTGTGTAAGTGCAGTAATGTATTAAGCAAAGCGGTACTAATTACTCGATAGTGTTTGTCTGCTGGTTTCCTTTCATTAGAAGTATAAGATATTATTCGTTGTATGTAGTTTATTACATATTACTCGTTCATGACGATGAACTGCCGTTTTTAGTCCGTATATCCTTGGCACACACTGCGATAACCAGTGCCAAGATCAGGATACCAACTCTGGTGACCATAGGTGCAGGGAAACACACGTTCCCTTCTCGAACACGCTCGTTAAGCCTGTAACCGCCGATGGTAGTGCCCCCACGCTGGGGTGCGAGAGTAGGTTATCGCCAGTATTATGGCCCTTATCATTGAAAAATGATAAGGGCCTTTTTCGTGTACGAATAGTAGGGAAACTAAGAATGTAATCCTAGAGGCATGCTATCGGAAAATCGCCATAGCAGCTGCGCTCTCGTATATCAGCCAGCCCAGAGTTAGCGTAAGCACAAGAGTGAATGTGATACGTATCCAACGACGGCGTTTCTGTGGCAGATCGAAACGGTCGAAGTTTCTCCCTTTGACCGAGGGCTGCGCCAAGTAGCTGCCAAAGTTACCCCTAAATTCATGTCCTTGCTTGTGATCTCTAGGAAGTCTAAACGCGCCTGCGCATTGTGAGCGGCGGTAGCGCCATTTATAATAAAGATGAAACATTCAGCGTGGATTGTCTGAGTCGATTATAGAGTTCTTTGTGATGGCCTTCTCAGCTAAGACAAATTGTTGTCTTAGCTGACGAAGTTGCTAAGATTCGTGGCTTCTTCATTTTTTATCAATGTAAATTCCAAGATGGCGAGAATTACGACACAAACTATTTCCCTCTTAAAAGGGGAGCGCCCGATTACTGCGGTCACTGCTTATGATGCCGTCATCGCTCGTTATGCGGACGAGGCGGGCATCGATTTGATTCTTGTCGGCGATTCCGTAGGCACGACGCAACTCGGCTTTGAGACGACTGTTCCAGTCACGCTCGACATGATGCTGCATCACACTGCTGCTGTCACACGTGCCAAGCCGAATGCCCTAGTCGTTGCAGACATTCCGTTCGCCGTCGCACATGGTGATTTTTCGGACCTCTTGAGTGCTTGTGTGCGACTGATGCAAGAGGGGGGTGCCGAAGCTGTAAAGATCGAATGCGGTGCCAGCATGGCGCCTGCAGTGGAGCGTCTCACGCATGCTGGCATTCCGGTGCTAGGACATATCGGTTTATTGCCGCAGCAGTTTCATCAGCTCGGTGGCTATCGCAAGTTTGGCCGTAGTGAGGCGGAAAAAGTTATTTTAGTCGATGACGCGCTTGCTTTGGAAAAAGCCGGTTGCTTCGCAATGCTGTGCGAGATGGTCGATGGCACGGTGGCCGGGGCGATTGCTCAAGAGTTGTCTGTGCCTTTGATCGGTATCGGCAGTGGCCCGCATTGCGATGGTCAGATCTTAGTCTCGAACGATATCATGGGCATGACGACCGGCTACGTGCCATCGTTTGTGAAGCAGTATGCTCAGCTAGGAGAGCAAATTAAAGGAGCCTTTGCAGAGTATGCAGAGGATGTGAAGCAACGGAAATTTCCATTATGAGGGTCGAGAGTTATCAATGGCTGATTGTTTTCGCTTCCCAATTTCTAATTCCTAATTCCTAATTGCAGTTATGAATTGTTGTATTTTAGGAGCGGGTGCTTGGGGCACGGCCATGGCCTTACATTTAGATCGTTGCGGGCATTCCGTGACACTGGTGCCGCGCCGAATCGAGCATGCCTTGTCCATTGCTTCGACACGTGAGAATCTTGATTATCTTCCTGGCTATAAGCTGCCGCATACGATTCAGATTGGGTGCGAGGTCGCACCCGTTTTGATGGAAGCCGAGGTCGTGTTTCTGGCATGCCCCTCCAAGGCGTTGCGCCAGTTGTGCGAGACTGTGAAGGCTGCGAGCGATGTTGCTTGGCAACTTAAACTCTTTCTCGTCATGTGCAAAGGCTTGGAACTCGAGACGTTGAAGACACCGTCAGAGATCGTAAATGAGATCTTTCCTAAGGTGGCATGTGGCGCGTTGTCTGGTCCGACCTTTGCCGGGGAAGTCGCAGCCGGTAAACCGACTGCCGTGACCTTGGCAGTGGATGCGAATTTTACAGATGCTGAGGCCTATCAAGAGGCATTTAGTAATGCATCGCTTCGCGCGTATTTGTCGAATGATGTGCGCGGCACAGAACTCGGTGGCACTTTGAAGAATGTCTATGCGATCGCCTCAGGGCTCTGTGATGGCCTACGGCAAGGTGATAATGCCAAGGCGTCGTTGCTCACACGTAGTATGAATGAATTTCTGCAACTTGGTCAGTTGCTTGGTGGCCAGAAGGAAACGTTTTACGGCTTGAGTGGCTTTGGCGATTTGGTCGCGACTTGCTCTGGTAGTTGGAGTCGTAATCGCACCTTTGGTGAGCGAATCGGTCAGGGAGAAACGCCTGAGTCGATTGTCTCGGGGCAGAAGGCAGTGGTTGAAGGCTACCGTGCGACAGATTGCATGAAGCGTCTCTGCGACGAGCGCGGTGTAGATGCACCGATCCTTTCTCAGATCCATGCGATCTTGTATGGCGGCCAAGAACCACTCTCTGCTTTACAGGCGTTGATGAGTCGCAACCTAAAAGCCGAGTAGCTCTAGACGCTTTGTTTTTCTCTACCTGATTTAACACCCCATTCTCTTGCTGTTCTATGTCTGACAAACCGCTTTGCGAAGTTCGAAGTTCTTCTATCCACGGGCGTGGCTTGTATGCTATCTGTAATATCAAAAAAGATGAAGATATCATTCAATATGTGGGCGAGAAGATATCTAAAGAAGAGTCTACACGCCGCGCGTTGGAGTGGGAGGAAAAAGCCCGCGAGACTGGCGAAGGCCTAGTCTATATTTTTGAGCTTGATGATGATTGGGATCTCGATGGTCGCTTAGGAGACAATCCTGCACGCTACATGAACCATTCTTGCGATGGTAATTGCGAGGCAGTGAATTGCGAAGGCGAGATCTGGATCGTCGCTCGCAAAAATATCAAGAAGGGCGAAGAGCTCGTCTATGACTACGGCTACGATATGGAGCACTTTTTAGATCATCCCTGCCTCTGCGGTTCGGACAACTGCATCGGTTACATCGTGCGCGAAGATCAGCGCAAGAAGGTGAAGAAGCTACTACGCGGGAAGAAGAAAAAAAAGAAGAGTAAGCAGTAGGGGCCGTGCTCGTCGCGGACCTGTAATGTGTCGCATCAGTTCTAGAGGAGCCGTTTGAAACAAGCGAGAGATGGCCTTGTTAGTCTGGGGCATTTGCTTCAGTTGCTGCTGAACCTGGATAAAACGCGGGTATTGTTCAGGGAGCGATATCGCTTTGTGTGCATGTGGTGTCTGGTGGGTGCGCGGTTGTCGGCAAGCAACCCCCCTACGGATTTAGACTGAGGCCGGAAAGCGCTTCTACTGTATCGCACAAAAAATCCCGCAGCCTGGCGGCGTGCGGGATTTCGAAAGTGTTCGATGTCAGTTCGACTTAACCGTCGATCTGCTCTTCGAGGAAGGCGATCAGTTCGTCTTCGCTCACGCGGCGTTGTTCGCAGGTGTCGCGGTCGCGTAGGGTGACGGTGCCGTCTTTCTCGATGGTGTCGAAGTCGATGGTGATGCCGAACGGTGTGCCGATCTCATCTTGGCGACGGTAGCGGCGGCCGATGGCTCCGGATGCATCGTAGAAGACGTTCCAGCGGCGTTGGAGTTTCTTGTAGAGTGCTTGTGCGCGTTCAACCAGTTCAGGCTTGTTCTTGAGCAGAGGGAAGATCGCGGCTTTGACCGGTGCGATCTTCGGGCTGAATTTGAGCAGTGTGCGCTTCTCGACTTTGCCCTTGTCGTTGGGCACTTCGTCTTCGGTGTAAGCGGCGCTGAGCACGGCGAGGATGGTGCGGTCCACACCGAGCGATGGCTCGATGACGTGTGGCACGTATTTCTCTTTCGCGGCTTCGTCGAAGATGGTCATCGACTTGCCAGAGTGCTCTTGGTGCTGCTTTAGATCGTAGTCGCCGCGGCATGCAATACCCCATAGTTCTTGTTCACCATGCGGGAACTGAAACATAAGGTCGGTGGTGGCTTGCGAGTAGAATGCGAGCTTATCCTCCGGGTGAATGTCTTCGGTGATGCCTTCACGAGGTAGGCCGATGGATACGAGCCAGTCAATGCAGGTATCGATCCATTCGCGGTGGAGCGTCTTCCAGTCGGCGTTGGGTGAGATGAAGTATTCGATCTCCATTTGCTCGAACTCACGTGAGCGGAAGATGAAGTTGCGCGGTGTGATCTCGTTGCGGAACGCTTTACCGATTTGGGCGATGCCGAAAGGGATTTTTACGCGACCAGTATCGACGATGTTCTTGTAGTTGGCGAAGATGCCTTGTGCGGTTTCTGGGCGGAGGTAAGCAACTGCAGAGTCGTCAGCGAGTGGGCCGACCTTGGTTTCGAACATGAGCTTGAACTCACGTGGCGCGGTCAATGAGCCTGGCTTGCCTGTGGCAGGGGAAGGGATGAGGTCATACTCTTCTGGCTTCGATTCGGTGTAATCCTTGAGGACGATCGCTTCGAGTTCACCTTGCTTGCCGGCCTTACGCTTGAGCGTGGCTGCGGCTTTCTCGGCAACTTCCTGTTGCTCTGGGCATTCGACGACGGAGACGTAGCCAATGGTTTCGCTTTCGACGATAACGGGTGCGAAGAAGAGTTGGTCTGCGCGGTAGCGGAGCTTGGACTCTTTACAGTCGACCATCGGATCCGAGAACCCATCGACGTGGCCGGAGGCTTTCCAGATGTCCGGATGCATGATGATCGTCGAGTCGAGGCCTTCGATGTCGTCGCGGCGTTGCACCATGTCGCGCCACCAGGCTTGCTTGATGTTGTTGCGCAGTTCGACGCCGAGCGGGCCGTAATCGTA of Lentimonas sp. CC4 contains these proteins:
- a CDS encoding transposase, translating into MRLSINFMQPCCCFIFDQQTRLNAIKLVKIMKPKSRPEEPAQFFKQDLEHLLDQRQALYKLANRLPWDALERSFECYYKDFGRPALPTRLMAGLLLLKQLENLSDERVCYEWQSDPDMQYFFAGNVTFSGSFLASRASCFTSENVSVSLALRIS
- the panB gene encoding 3-methyl-2-oxobutanoate hydroxymethyltransferase, whose amino-acid sequence is MARITTQTISLLKGERPITAVTAYDAVIARYADEAGIDLILVGDSVGTTQLGFETTVPVTLDMMLHHTAAVTRAKPNALVVADIPFAVAHGDFSDLLSACVRLMQEGGAEAVKIECGASMAPAVERLTHAGIPVLGHIGLLPQQFHQLGGYRKFGRSEAEKVILVDDALALEKAGCFAMLCEMVDGTVAGAIAQELSVPLIGIGSGPHCDGQILVSNDIMGMTTGYVPSFVKQYAQLGEQIKGAFAEYAEDVKQRKFPL
- a CDS encoding NAD(P)H-dependent glycerol-3-phosphate dehydrogenase, which translates into the protein MNCCILGAGAWGTAMALHLDRCGHSVTLVPRRIEHALSIASTRENLDYLPGYKLPHTIQIGCEVAPVLMEAEVVFLACPSKALRQLCETVKAASDVAWQLKLFLVMCKGLELETLKTPSEIVNEIFPKVACGALSGPTFAGEVAAGKPTAVTLAVDANFTDAEAYQEAFSNASLRAYLSNDVRGTELGGTLKNVYAIASGLCDGLRQGDNAKASLLTRSMNEFLQLGQLLGGQKETFYGLSGFGDLVATCSGSWSRNRTFGERIGQGETPESIVSGQKAVVEGYRATDCMKRLCDERGVDAPILSQIHAILYGGQEPLSALQALMSRNLKAE
- a CDS encoding SET domain-containing protein-lysine N-methyltransferase; the encoded protein is MSDKPLCEVRSSSIHGRGLYAICNIKKDEDIIQYVGEKISKEESTRRALEWEEKARETGEGLVYIFELDDDWDLDGRLGDNPARYMNHSCDGNCEAVNCEGEIWIVARKNIKKGEELVYDYGYDMEHFLDHPCLCGSDNCIGYIVREDQRKKVKKLLRGKKKKKKSKQ
- a CDS encoding glycine--tRNA ligase translates to MTAKASSDSLMEEIVGLCKRRGFIFPSSEIYGGYNGFYDYGPLGVELRNNIKQAWWRDMVQRRDDIEGLDSTIIMHPDIWKASGHVDGFSDPMVDCKESKLRYRADQLFFAPVIVESETIGYVSVVECPEQQEVAEKAAATLKRKAGKQGELEAIVLKDYTESKPEEYDLIPSPATGKPGSLTAPREFKLMFETKVGPLADDSAVAYLRPETAQGIFANYKNIVDTGRVKIPFGIAQIGKAFRNEITPRNFIFRSREFEQMEIEYFISPNADWKTLHREWIDTCIDWLVSIGLPREGITEDIHPEDKLAFYSQATTDLMFQFPHGEQELWGIACRGDYDLKQHQEHSGKSMTIFDEAAKEKYVPHVIEPSLGVDRTILAVLSAAYTEDEVPNDKGKVEKRTLLKFSPKIAPVKAAIFPLLKNKPELVERAQALYKKLQRRWNVFYDASGAIGRRYRRQDEIGTPFGITIDFDTIEKDGTVTLRDRDTCEQRRVSEDELIAFLEEQIDG